A region of the Deinococcota bacterium genome:
GGGCTCGAGCCCGGCGAGGGCTTCGGCTGGGCGCCTTCCCCCGACACCGAGGGGGCGTTCATGCTCTTGTCGGACTCCTTCGGCCTGCCGGTCGGCGCGGCGAACCGCGAGAACACCACCGAGTGGCTGCGCACGCTGGGCTCCTTGGAAGGTCAAGACACCTTCAACCCGCTCAAGGGTTCGATCGCGGCGAGGACCGACAGCGACCTCTCGCTCTACAACGCCTATCTGCAAGCGGCCGCCGAGGACTTCCAGGCCAACCGCCTGGTGCCCTCCCTCGTTCACGGCGCCGCGGCCAACCCCACCTTCCAGGACCAGTTCGCCACCGCGCTGAACATCTACCTGGACACGGGTGACGCCCAGGCGGCGGCCGCCACTACCCAGGAACTCGCCGTCCAGACGGGCCTCGGGCAGTAACCACAGAACAGGGCTGGGGTCTGGGATTGGGGCTGGGGAAAATCCCCTAGCCCCAATCCCTAGCCCCTGACCAGCGCTTATGCGACTCAACCGAGACACCCTCATCGCCATCTTGATGATCGCGCCCTCGCTGGTGCTCCTGGGCATCTTCGTCTACGGCTTTATCGGCCAGACCTTCTACGCCTCGCTGACCGACTGGGGGCGCGACCCCTTCCAGGCGCTGGCCCTAGACCCGCAGCTCAGGTTCGTCGGGCTCGAGAACTACCTCCAGCTCTTCACCAGCCCCATCGACGTGCGCTTCCGCCAGGACCTGGTCAACATGGTCTTTTTCACTCTGTTCTTTATCTCGGGCTGCTTGGGGCTAGGGCTGGGCCTGGCTATTTTACTCGATCAGAACGTGCGCGGCGAGGGCGTCTTCAGGACCCTTTTCCTCTTTCCGCTGTCGCTCTCGTTTATCGTCACGGGCACCATCTGGCGCTGGATGCTCCAGCCCAGGGGTGGACTCAATATCCTGCCGACGACGGTGGGACTGCCGCCCTTGCAGTTCGGCTGGCTCTCGTCTCGTGAACAGGTCTGGCGCTTCAACTGGCAGGACCTGCCGCTCTATGCGGGCTTGCTCATCGCCGCTGTTTTGCTCTTTATCGCCCTCGGCAGCCTGCGCCGAGGCGAGACGCGAGGCCGGGTCGCGCTCGTTTCCGCCCTGCTCGTGGGGGGCTGGAGTCTGGCAGGCGCGCCGGGCGTCACCCTCCTGCCCCGGCTAGAGCGCTACGGCTTCAACCTGGCGCTCAGCGGCGTGATCCTCGCGGCGGTGTGGCAGATGGCCGGCTACACCATGGCCCTCTACCTGGCCGGCCTGCGCGGCGTTTCGGCGGAGCTCCGCGAGGCCGCTCGAGTGGACGGCGCCACCGAGACGCAGCTCTACCGCCACGTGGTCCTGCCTCTTCTCCGACCGATCACGCTCTCGGCCATGATCATTTTGGGTCACATCAGCCTCAAGATCTTCGACCTGGTCTTCGCCATGGCCGGGCCGGACAACGCCCGCGTGAGCGTGCCCGCGCTTTTGATGTATACCACCGCCTTTCGCGGCAACCAGTTCGCCAAGGGCGCGGCCATCGCCGTCATCCTGCTCGTCCTGGTCGCCGTCATCATCGTGCCCTACCTGTGGAGCCAATTGCGCAAGGAGGCGAGACGGTGAGCCTGGCCGCCAGACCCAAGGCCAGACCCAAAAGGCCCCTGCGCCGGGGGCGCTGGTTCCTTTACCTCTTGCTCGCGCTGGCCACGCTCTTTTTTCTGGTGCCCGTCTATCTGGTCTTCGTGACCGCCCTCAAGCACCCGGCCGAGATCAGCCTCTCGACCGCCTGGCAGCTTCCCGCCCGCCCCTACTGGCAGAGCTTCGCCGACGCCTGGGCGGTCTTTGCGCCCAAGCTGCAAAACAGCCTGGTGCTCACCGTGAGCGCTACCGCCCTGTCGGCCATCCTGGGCTCCTTGAACGGCTATGTGCTCTCGAAGTGGCGCTTTCCGGGGGCTGGCGTCCTCTTCCCGCTCATTCTCTTCGGCATGTTCATTCCTTACCAGAGCATACTGATTCCGCTCTTTCAGTTTCTGCGCGAGATAGGGCTTTACGGCAGCCTGTGGGGCCTCATCCTCGCCCACGTCGTCTACGGCCTGCCCATCACCACGCTCATCTTCCGCAACTACTATTCGGAAATTCCCAACGAGATGCTCGAGGCCGCCAAGATCGACGGCGCGGGCTTTTTCGGCATCTACCGCCACGTCATCTTCCCGCTCTCGGTGCCCGCCTTCGTGGTGGTGGTGATCTGGCAGTTCACTCAGGTCTGGAACGAGTTTCTCTTCGCGGTGACCCTCACCCGCACCGCCTCCCAGCCCATCACCGTGGCCCTGGCGCAGCTCGCGGGCGGCGAGGCGGTCAGGTGGAACCTGCCGATGGCCGGGGCGATTCTGGCCGCGATTCCCACGCTGCTCGTCTATATCTTTCTGGGCCGCTACTTTATCCGCGGCTTGCTGGCGGGGTCGGTCAAGGGATAACCCGATCCTCGCCCCCGGTCAGCCCTTTCACGAACGCGCCGTGTTCGCCCTCACCCAAACCCTCCTGCAGGGTTGCCAGCACCTTGGCGAGGTCGCCCGCCAGCATCGCCTCGACGGCCAAGCGCAGACCCGGAAAGACGCGGCTCTCCACCACGCCCGCCTCGTCGGGGGTGAGGGGAAGGTACGCCCCTTCGTACAGGTAAAACCAGGTGAGCTCACGGTCGTAAACCCGCCACACCAGATACTCCCGCACGCCGCTGCGCCGGTAGACCTTGAGCTTGTCGTGCAGGTCGTACGAAGCGCTGCTCGCGGCGATCTCGATGACCAACTCGGGGGCGCCCTCGATATAATCGTCCTCGCTGACGCGCGAGCTGCCGCCAGCCTCTTCGGGCAACCTGAGGAGCGCGTCGGGTTGCGCCTCGTTGTCCAAATCCAAACGCACCGTGGTGTTGTCAAGCAACATCACAGCGGGAGTGGCAGCAGTGTAAACACCCAACCAGGTGATAACTTGGCTATGCGGTTGACCATGTTGCTTAGCCCGCACGGCTGAAGACATATAAACAACCCCCTCGATAAGTTCAGCCTTCTTGACTTCCGGCATGACTTCATAGCGCCGCTCGAACTCGCTGCGCGTGAGCCGGTCGCCGCTTTCCAGCGGCAGCACCTCAACCGCTTTGTCCGCTACTGCCATAACACCACCCTTCCCGCTGTAGACGCTCGGCACATGCCCTCTAGGCCGCGCAAAAAGCCGTCTCCGTTCTTCTGAGGACAGTTTAGCGCTTTTTAAAGTTGCACCTAGCAGTTTCCCAGGGGTGCGCCGGCTTGACAAATTATCACCTCTAGTGTATATATTGTTCATGTACAGTGTGGCGAAAGGATTCGATGATACTGAACCTGTCCGATCTCTCTTCCGAGCCCCTGCACGGCCAAATCTCCCGGCAGATACGGGCCAAGATTCTGGCGGGTGACCTCCGTGAGGGCACGGACCTTCCCTCCATCAGAGCCTTGGCGAAAGAGCAGCAGGTCAGCGTCATCACCGTGCAGCGTTCTTACGAGGACCTCGAGCGCGAGGGGCTCATCCAGGCGAGGCGGGGCAAAGGGTTTTTTGTGGCAAGTCTGTCGAGCGAACAAAAGGAGACGATGGCAATGGCACGACTCGTTGAAACCATGAGGCCACTCATAGAAGAGGCCCTCGCCGAGGGTCTCAATCCTGAGCAAATAGCGGCGCAATGTCAGAGGCTTATCCGTAGCCTGACCAAAGCGACCAAAGGAGGTGTCCTGTCATGATCCATACCGAAGCGAGCCCGCGAGGGGCTAAGTCTCCCTTCGCGGCGCAACCCTCTCACGGGCTAGCCGCGGCCTTTAACGTGCAGCGGCTTGAAAAGCGCTACCAGGGCTTTACGCTCGGCCCCGTCGATTTACGGCTACAACCGGGCACGGTGCTCGCCCTCATCGGCCCCAACGGCGCCGGCAAGACCACCCTGCTGGACTGTCTCGCCGGGCTTATCCAGCCGGACGCCGGCAGCATCCGCATCTTCGGCCAAGCGGCGCACGGGGGCGGTTTTGCCAAGGGGCGGATAGGCTACGCCAGCGACGAGGGGGCGTACTACGAAAACTGGAGCGGCGCGCGCAACCTGCGCTTCCTGGCCAAGTTTTACCCTTCTTGGTCAGAGAGCTGGTTGCAAGAACTCGTCAGGCGCTTTAGCTTTCCCCTCGAGAAGCCCGTCAAAACCCTCTCTAAGGGAAACCGCAGCAAGCTCGGGCTCATCACCGCGCTCGCGCATAAACTAAGCTGCTCCTTTTGGACGAGCCGACCTCCGGCCTCGACCCGCTGGCGAGAGCCGAGGTTTTAGAGGTGCTCTGGGAGCTTTTGGAGGGCGAGCAAGCCATCATCTACTCGAGCCACATCCTCGCGGACATAAGCCGGCTGGCGGACGAGCTGGCCTTTATCAGGGAGGGGCGCATCATCTTAAACGAACCCAAAGACACCCTAGAGGACAAGTGGCGCAAGGTCTCCTTTAGGCTGGCCGCGCCTCTTCCCCAAGCGCTCACGGAGTCCTTCGCCAGCCATCGCGCTCACGGCAACGAGCACCAGGCCGTAAGCCGGGATTTTGCGCTGACGCAGAGCCAGTTGAGCGCCCTCAGCGCCGAGCGCATTGAGGTGAGCCGCATAAGTATCGACGACATCGCCGTGCACATTTTAAAAGGAGCGCACAGTGTGGCAGATCGTTAGGACAGAAATTGGCTATTACGGCAACCGCATTCTAACGAGTTTCTCGACATCGAATTCCGAGAGGGTCGCCTCAGGATGCTCGCTGCGCTGCCCTTACCACGCAAGGCGGTTGCCCTTGCCAGGCTCTTAAGGGTTCTGGTCGTGCCGCTCGTCACGCTTATGCTGGGCGCCGTCGTGTGGATCCTGCTTCCCGAGCCGGGCTCGAGCCTCTGGGCAATCTTTGGCATGAGCGGACTCAATTCTGAGAAGTGGGTTTGGAATTGAGCGAACGGTGAGTTCTAAGTCTTGGGCTTGCCGAGCACCTACGCCTTGCCCTGCAACGCCCTCTCGGCTGGGGCGCGCTTCCCCCTTGCCTCCTGCACCACCTGGCGCACGAGCAGCGCGTAGCCGACGATGCCGATGAGCGCGAACGAGAACCACTGGAGGGCGTAGCCGAGGTGCGGGCCCGCGTCGATGACGGGTGGCGCGGCGAGGATGGGATAGGGCTGGGGCTGGGCGGGCGCTTGCGCCGAAAGCTGCAAGTACATGGGCACCAGGGGGTAGGGCAGCTGGCGCCCCAGGCGTTCTATGTCCACCCAGAAGAGCGCCGTAAGCTCGCCCGTTGCGGGGTCGCGCGCGCCGAAGCCCGGCTGCTCCTGGCGCGGGAAGAGGACGCCAGAGAGCGCCACCCTGCCCTCGGGCGTCAGGGCCCCCGGCACGGGCGGCTCGTCCCAGGCGAAGGGCACCCAGCCGCGGTCCACCAGGAGCGCCTCGCCGCTGTCCAAGACGAGCGGCGTGAGGACGTGGTAGCCGGGGTTGCCGTTATAAGACCTCGAGCGCAAGAGAACCTCGCGCGCAGGGTCGTAGACACCCTCGGCGAGGGCGCGGCGGTAGGCAAGCGGGTTGGCGGCGTCCGCGGGCTCGCGCGCGGCCCCGGGCGCGACCTCGGCTAGAAGCGCGGCGAGGGCTTCGGGCGGGGCGGTCAGGCGGGTCTCGAGCAGGGTGTTGTAACTCTGCCGCTCGTCCAGCCGGCGCAGTTGCCAGAAGCCGAAGTTGACGAAGAGCACCACCAGGCCCAGGGCCAAGGCGTGGCCGAGGAGCCACTTGGGCGTCAGAAACAGGCGGTAGGACACGCGGACTTCTCCAGGGCGGCCTCAGACAAAGCCTTGGACAGAGCCTTGGACAGAGCCTCAGACAAAAAAGGCCCGGTCGACGGCCATCGCCAAAAAGAGCAGGGCCAGGTAGAGCATCGAATACTTGTAGAGCCCCAAGGCCGTGCCGCGCTCGATGGTTTTGTAGAGCCGGTAGACGCGCAGCATCAGGCTGGCGTTCAAGATCATGGCCGCGACCAGGTAGGCCGGGCTGAACTCGCGCAGGGCGAAGGGCAGCAAG
Encoded here:
- a CDS encoding ABC transporter ATP-binding protein, with amino-acid sequence MIHTEASPRGAKSPFAAQPSHGLAAAFNVQRLEKRYQGFTLGPVDLRLQPGTVLALIGPNGAGKTTLLDCLAGLIQPDAGSIRIFGQAAHGGGFAKGRIGYASDEGAYYENWSGARNLRFLAKFYPSWSESWLQELVRRFSFPLEKPVKTLSKGNRSKLGLITALAHKLSCSFWTSRPPASTRWREPRF
- a CDS encoding carbohydrate ABC transporter permease: MAARPKARPKRPLRRGRWFLYLLLALATLFFLVPVYLVFVTALKHPAEISLSTAWQLPARPYWQSFADAWAVFAPKLQNSLVLTVSATALSAILGSLNGYVLSKWRFPGAGVLFPLILFGMFIPYQSILIPLFQFLREIGLYGSLWGLILAHVVYGLPITTLIFRNYYSEIPNEMLEAAKIDGAGFFGIYRHVIFPLSVPAFVVVVIWQFTQVWNEFLFAVTLTRTASQPITVALAQLAGGEAVRWNLPMAGAILAAIPTLLVYIFLGRYFIRGLLAGSVKG
- a CDS encoding SURF1 family protein; the protein is MSYRLFLTPKWLLGHALALGLVVLFVNFGFWQLRRLDERQSYNTLLETRLTAPPEALAALLAEVAPGAAREPADAANPLAYRRALAEGVYDPAREVLLRSRSYNGNPGYHVLTPLVLDSGEALLVDRGWVPFAWDEPPVPGALTPEGRVALSGVLFPRQEQPGFGARDPATGELTALFWVDIERLGRQLPYPLVPMYLQLSAQAPAQPQPYPILAAPPVIDAGPHLGYALQWFSFALIGIVGYALLVRQVVQEARGKRAPAERALQGKA
- a CDS encoding sugar ABC transporter permease; translated protein: MRLNRDTLIAILMIAPSLVLLGIFVYGFIGQTFYASLTDWGRDPFQALALDPQLRFVGLENYLQLFTSPIDVRFRQDLVNMVFFTLFFISGCLGLGLGLAILLDQNVRGEGVFRTLFLFPLSLSFIVTGTIWRWMLQPRGGLNILPTTVGLPPLQFGWLSSREQVWRFNWQDLPLYAGLLIAAVLLFIALGSLRRGETRGRVALVSALLVGGWSLAGAPGVTLLPRLERYGFNLALSGVILAAVWQMAGYTMALYLAGLRGVSAELREAARVDGATETQLYRHVVLPLLRPITLSAMIILGHISLKIFDLVFAMAGPDNARVSVPALLMYTTAFRGNQFAKGAAIAVILLVLVAVIIVPYLWSQLRKEARR
- a CDS encoding Uma2 family endonuclease, whose protein sequence is MAVADKAVEVLPLESGDRLTRSEFERRYEVMPEVKKAELIEGVVYMSSAVRAKQHGQPHSQVITWLGVYTAATPAVMLLDNTTVRLDLDNEAQPDALLRLPEEAGGSSRVSEDDYIEGAPELVIEIAASSASYDLHDKLKVYRRSGVREYLVWRVYDRELTWFYLYEGAYLPLTPDEAGVVESRVFPGLRLAVEAMLAGDLAKVLATLQEGLGEGEHGAFVKGLTGGEDRVIP
- a CDS encoding GntR family transcriptional regulator — encoded protein: MILNLSDLSSEPLHGQISRQIRAKILAGDLREGTDLPSIRALAKEQQVSVITVQRSYEDLEREGLIQARRGKGFFVASLSSEQKETMAMARLVETMRPLIEEALAEGLNPEQIAAQCQRLIRSLTKATKGGVLS